ATGAGTCTGTCGTTGGTGATCACAAGCAAGCAAGTTCACACTGCCATTATCTGGAGAATTTGAGTTGGTGCTCAATTTTCAAAGATGGTTGTGTGCTGGGAATTGGGAGGCTTAAGAGAGATTGGTTTGTGTGTAATTGTGCGAGGCGGAAAGACGAGTGATTACAAGTGAGGTTtaaagagggggggggggggggggtgcgCATTCGATGTAGGCATTGTTTAAAGTGGCGTGTGTGCTTGTTTAATGTTGACACTGGTGGGCATCGACGAGGAAACGGGACAGTTGGTGGTGCCGCTATCAGCAGTCACCGATATGGAAGGAGGTGGGCAGCGCAACGATGACTGTGTGGGTGGATTTTAAGAAAGTTAAATCAATCCTTCTCActttaagaaaaaaaagtgatgTTTAGTGAGTTCAGTGGGGgaaaagataaataaacaaaaagtaAGAATAGAGTAGAAGATAGAATAAAGttttccaaaatagaaattaaCTTATTTAACTAGTGATGTCCCAAATAGAAATATGCATCGATTAACTTGAAATAGGTAAAAATTCAGTTCAATCTATAGTTAGTAGTTGTACGAAATAACctaaacaactaaacacctCATTATTTTTAACTTGTTATTAATATCATCTGCCAAACAACAACTAGTATAAAACCAATACTAATTAAATCACGATTTTTATCTGGATACATTATCAAATGAGACctcaatttattaattttttaacttttcaATATGTATCCATTCTATCCTCGGACACTCAATGATaacttttgaaaattaaaaaaatgatttaaggGTTTTTGAAGTACTCCTGCATGGTCTAGGACCCGACCAAGTTTTCAATCTTATCGTCAAACTCCACTCAGTGACAACTGACAACGTAATTGATTCAGAAAGTTCATCCAATGAGAAACAGACACTTGGCAGCAATAGCAGAAAACACAATATATAACAAGTAGACTACGAGCTTCACAGGTTTCCCAACTGCTATGAGGACAAAAGTGATACACCAATGATAAATTTTGAAGATTTTGgtataaatgaaaaaagaaatgcCAAAAGTTAGCATAGGAATCGACATTAATCCAAGACGAAGTTGTAATAGTAATTCATGGAAGTGTTTTAGATCCATAGATGAATAAATCAGATGAATTAGAAACAGGTAGAGGAAACGACATATTCTAGGCCCCAACTAACACATCATAACTGGTAAAGCATATGAGTACAAATCCGCAAACAAACACAGCAAATATCTAAGCACTTGGAGCTGCAAGAGGAAGCAAtagtaatttaataaatttattacttttttcattttaatatgGGTAATGTCCTTCCACGTAATATTACTAGCAAACAAATGTAGCTACACCAAAAGAAGTGCAAAATATCCAAATGAAGAGTGGagttacaacttacaaggatAATAATATAGACTGTAGCCACTTGAGAGCAAAAGAAGCAAGTTACTCATCATCTTTGTATGGGTACTCCTCGGGCACTTGCTTCAGAAGTTTGACTTGCAACTCGAATACATCATCTCCTCTAAGCATGTCACGTAGCCACGTGACCTCAGTTTTCATTGAGACCTAAACAAAAGAATAGAAATGATAACTGGAAAAGTGTGGTAGTGCTTGAATGAGTCTGGTTATGACTATTATATCTCACAAGCTGTTGTTACTTCATCTAAACAAAGCCCATCAACAAAGTACAATATATAGAAGGCGAGAGAAAAGGAAAAGCGAACCCGAAAGGGAAATTAAAAGGGATCATAATTTAGAAGATCAAATGTCCCACTGACCCAACTTCTTACTTCTTTTGCCCTCATTAAATTAGCTCTGTAAATTATTCAAGAAGTGCTAGTCTGCACTTTAATAGAGAATTAACTGCTTATAAGCTCACAACTTATTAATCCTTCCCCAAATATTCTAAAAACGAATGTaagattatttaaaaataaggaCACCAATGAGTGGCACTTCAAGAGGGATTATTCACACAAGTAACTTAAGTATCAGATTCTGAAATGACACATCAACAAAAATGCACTCAAAACAGCCTCAGATTAGATCATTTGATTTATGATGGATAGGGGTTTTAGTAAATATAGACATATAGTAGAATGCTCACCATCTCAAGAGCCCCTCTGACAACTCCACTTAAAATATTGCAGTAATGAAGACCTTGGCAGGTATCAGGAAGCTCAACAAAGTCTACCAAAGGATTGTCTTCCAAAATTAGACTACAGGTTGTCCCTTCTGCatcccagttagtgacggagGCAGTGACCCCAAGAAACATTTTGAATCCAACCTGTAGAAGAATGATAGTATTGAGATATGAGAACATAAATAATCACACAAGAATATAAATAACTGAGACTCTATGCATGTAGTACTACATTTTCAGCATTGAGTTCACATGGAGAGCTTTAAAGAAATTCATGAGTTTTACTACTTGTAATATATGCATAAGCCTCTGCCTCTGGTACTTATATTATAAGCAAAAAGTGATTCTTCGTTCAGTGAGAAGGCAAGCCTGTAATGGAGGTTATATCTGAGAGTATGCTTGTTCAGCTAAATGTACACCCCAAAACTACGCATAAAATCGACACCACCTACATTTGCCCATGAATAAACCCAACTATAATGAATATATACCCCTACAGTCCCCAATGTGTGGATACAGTTCAGGTTCAGCCACTGCCTGGAATTTCAAGAAATCACCTGTCCTAACTCAGAGGCTTAATTTGTGAAGTTGCATGTTAAAAATGATATTCTTAGTGGAAAACAGGTTTCATTTGCCTTGTCAAAGAGCTACAGTTCAAGGTGCAGCCACTACACTTGTTGAAGAGACATTGCCTTTGTCAAAGAGCTTGGTTAAAAAGGGTGTTGCAGGGATCTAGGTAAAGGCTCTACAAATCCAATGAAGAAAATTTGAAGACACTCGACCCCTTTTATACATTAAAGCCCTATTTGGTGATAACTCTCTTGTTTTTCATCATTGCAGATGCTACTTGTTTGCCATGAGTTATATATTCAGCAGTTTTAGCAAATCTATTATGTATATCACTTGCTAGTACTAGTAAACCTGATTTGGTTTTAGCGAAGATTGTTTGAGAGAGCTACTATAAGTATGGTTTTTACACGATATGCTGAACACTTTTTCCACATTTAAAACACTTTATGCCTGTGATGCTTGTTCTTATTACACTTCAAATTCAGCATCAAAATATTATTCTGCCTATTTGATTGAAATCATTTCCTGATAGGTTCAAACAACTAAACATTACAATTGCTTAAATTGAAATCATGTATCCAGTCAGCAAAATTACATTTTCATTTCCTAACTATACCCAATGAAGTTAACAGAAGGATAGGTAACCCCTACCATAAAGAAATCACAGATTCCTTCAATTTAAAAGCACAAAAACTGTATGAAGAAGAGAATACGTGGTAAAACCTTGGCAATGACATCAGCTGTCTCCCTGAAATCGACACACCTTGACACGCTTGATTTGGCAAGGAATTCATCAACCAGACGGACCCCGATATTATAACCCCTGCGGTGGAACAATTCAAGTACTGAAAAACTCAGCTGGTAACCCGACATGATTGCAAAGAAAATTATCGCAAATCATTGATTGTTTATATAGTTATTTTGgactaaaaaagtaaaaaagagagacCAATCAATTACATTTGATCGAGCTGCTTGTTAACCTCCTCCACATCCTCCAGATCGGTAATCAGTTGGCGCACGATAGCACCGTAGGTCAGAGTAAAGAGCTCCGCGTTCTACCGAAATCGAGTCCCGCAATCAATCGTAACAGAACGAAAAAATTAACCAATTAGTATTCAGGAAGATAGGAATAGGAAAACAGCAATTAC
This sequence is a window from Salvia splendens isolate huo1 chromosome 5, SspV2, whole genome shotgun sequence. Protein-coding genes within it:
- the LOC121804618 gene encoding trafficking protein particle complex subunit 3-like, producing the protein MAPAAPKSGDVLFASVDRVNAELFTLTYGAIVRQLITDLEDVEEVNKQLDQMGYNIGVRLVDEFLAKSSVSRCVDFRETADVIAKVGFKMFLGVTASVTNWDAEGTTCSLILEDNPLVDFVELPDTCQGLHYCNILSGVVRGALEMVSMKTEVTWLRDMLRGDDVFELQVKLLKQVPEEYPYKDDE